The following is a genomic window from Desulfatirhabdium butyrativorans DSM 18734.
TTCCTGAAGCGCAGGTCTGCTGCCGATGATATCGTCGACATAAAGAAAAGCGGCCTGATCCAGTCCGATATCCACGAAGGCTGCCTGCATGCCGGGCAAAACACGCTGGATGCGACCCTTGTATATGTTGCCCGCAATATCCGAATCATTGTGGCGCTGGATAAAGAGTTCGGCGATGGTCCCGTCCTCCAGAAGCGCCACCCTCGTTTCATAATCCGTCGCATTGATGATCAGTTTCTTATACATCACCCCTCCTGTCGAGAGCACGGAAGACGTAAAGTTGAATTCAATGAATGATGATAACCTGTCAATAAAACAGATAATACCCGATTTCATCATTCCGGCGAAACCTGTTGGTTTTACATTTGGCCTTTATGTATGATTCCGATCCAGATATCGCAGCTTGATCACGGAGGCGCTGCGAATGGTCTTCTCGTCGAGCGCCCAGATGTGGTGCAATATATCCGACGGCCTGAGAACGACATCCCCCGCTTTCAACAACTGCAGTTCGCATTCCTGGCTGGAGATCAACTCGACCCGATCCACGATGGATTTGAGATCGAATACCCGCGTGATTCCCTTGCGATTGGTCCGGGAAACCATTGCCTCAGAGGCTTGCTGAAAGCGGTCCAGACAGGCGGGATCGAATTCATGATCCCTGAGCTTGACCCGATACACCGAACCGGCATGGGAAGAGAATTTTTTCGTTGAAACCACTTCGCATTCCGTGACGGATACGCCTTCCACCAGCGCCGTGTTGAGCCGTGAAACGATATCCGCACAGGCGATTCCGGGGGCAATGGATGCGATGAAGGATTCACACATCGATTCCATGCCGATCGGAAGGGCTTCATCAAACGAAAGCCTTGGTTTTGGGTGAAAACCACCGGAATGCTCAATCGGAATCGCGGCTTTTCGGAAAGATCGGCAAAACAGGTTGTACAGCTCGAGATGACCGAGAAAGCGGGCCGATCCGAGTTTCGTGAATCGGATACAGACGGTTGCCCACCGGTCATTCCTGGATAGGTCGACCAGCGGCTCCTTTTCCTGTTGGGCTGGATCTGGCGTTCGGTTTCCGGCATGGCCGAGCCTCGGCGCGATGGATGAAAAATCGCATACGCCGCATTGCTCGCATGCGCCTTCCCTGCAGTCGAAGGTGGGTTCTTCCGAAATGGCCTTTTTCCACTCTGCTACCAGATAATCACGGCTGACCCGGGTATCGATGTGGTCCCAAGGGAGCGGTTCGTCCTGCGTTCGGTTTCGATAGAGAAAAAAGCCCGGGTCGACACCGGCTTCCTGGAAAGCGTCCATCCACAAATCGAAGCGGAAATGATCGCTCCACCCATCGAAACGGCATCCCTTTCGGTAGGCGGTTTCGATGACCTCCGACAGCCTGCGGTCACCTCGCGCCAGGGCTCCTTCCAGAAAACTCAACTCGGGATTTTGCCATTTAACCGTCATTCCGGGATGATGGAGGCGGTTGCGCAGATGCCGCAGCACGGAATTGGCCTGATCGATATCGAGTTGCCTGGCCCACTGAAAGGGGGTGTGGGGTTTGGGGATGAAGGTGGCCAGACTGATATGGACCTCGCCGCGTTTTTTCTGGCCTCCAGACTTGCGCAGTTGGCGTAATGTCTCGGCAAGATCGATGATGGCTTCGATGTCAGCCTGCGTTTCGGTGGGAAGACCGATCATGAAATACAGTTTGATGACCTGCCATCCCAGAACGAAAGCGTCCTGAACGGCCCGTACGATTTCATCCTGATGCAGATTCTTGTTGATGACATGCCGCAGACGCTGGCTCCCGGCCTCTGCAGCG
Proteins encoded in this region:
- a CDS encoding TIGR03960 family B12-binding radical SAM protein, which translates into the protein MFQPSPMDSFRSFDWDDLSSIEQPSRYIGSEPNHIRKNPDEIKLFFALAFPELYEIGMSHFGMQILYHILNKEPDIAAERVFAPGIDMHRLLTEKNLPLVSLESKRPLHRFDIIGFSLLYELTYTNVLYMLESGRIPIDARHRTESDPLVIAGGPCTVNPEPMARFFDAMVIGDGEEVILALAREWMRWKADGQHPKRALLERWRYIEGVYVPSMFEATYTPQGHQVLTPAESGYARVRRAVVADLDQADFPSTPIVPFGKPVHDRLRLEISRGCTRGCRFCQAGMIYRPVRERSISTLMEQTRSAIDATGYEDISLLSLSTGDYTQLSPLMERLMGFCEPRHVAVSLPSIRADRLSRELMEAIKRVRKTGFTIAAEAGSQRLRHVINKNLHQDEIVRAVQDAFVLGWQVIKLYFMIGLPTETQADIEAIIDLAETLRQLRKSGGQKKRGEVHISLATFIPKPHTPFQWARQLDIDQANSVLRHLRNRLHHPGMTVKWQNPELSFLEGALARGDRRLSEVIETAYRKGCRFDGWSDHFRFDLWMDAFQEAGVDPGFFLYRNRTQDEPLPWDHIDTRVSRDYLVAEWKKAISEEPTFDCREGACEQCGVCDFSSIAPRLGHAGNRTPDPAQQEKEPLVDLSRNDRWATVCIRFTKLGSARFLGHLELYNLFCRSFRKAAIPIEHSGGFHPKPRLSFDEALPIGMESMCESFIASIAPGIACADIVSRLNTALVEGVSVTECEVVSTKKFSSHAGSVYRVKLRDHEFDPACLDRFQQASEAMVSRTNRKGITRVFDLKSIVDRVELISSQECELQLLKAGDVVLRPSDILHHIWALDEKTIRSASVIKLRYLDRNHT